The following proteins come from a genomic window of Pseudomonas putida:
- the mnmG gene encoding tRNA uridine-5-carboxymethylaminomethyl(34) synthesis enzyme MnmG: protein MDFPSRFEVIVIGGGHAGTEAALASARMGVKTLLLTHNVETLGHMSCNPAIGGIGKSHLVKEIDALGGAMALATDKSGIQFRVLNNRKGPAVRATRAQADRAIYKAVVREILENQPNLWIFQQSCDDLIVEQDQVKGVVTQMGLRFFADSVVLTTGTFLGGLIHIGLQNHSGGRAGDPPSIALAHRMRELPLRVGRLKTGTPPRIDGRSVDFSVMTEQPGDTPIPVMSFMGNAAMHPRQVSCWITHTNARTHEIIASNLDRSPMYSGVIEGVGPRYCPSIEDKIHRFADKESHQVFIEPEGLTTHELYPNGISTSLPFDVQLELVRSIRGMENAHIVRPGYAIEYDYFDPRDLKYSLETKVIGGLFFAGQINGTTGYEEAGAQGLLAGTNAALRAQGRESWCPRRDEAYIGVLVDDLITLGTQEPYRMFTSRAEYRLILREDNADLRLTEKGRELGLIDDQRWAAFCAKRDGIEREEQRLKSTWVRPNTPQGQAVVDKFGTPLSHEYSLLNLLARPEVDYAGLIEATGGEQIDPQVAEQVEIKTKYAGYIDRQQDEIARLRASEDTCLPVDIDYTSISGLSKEIQGKLGQTRPQTLGQASRIPGVTPAAISLLLIHLKKRGAGRELEQSA from the coding sequence GTGGATTTCCCTTCCCGTTTTGAAGTGATCGTCATCGGCGGCGGCCATGCCGGTACCGAGGCTGCGCTTGCGTCTGCACGCATGGGTGTGAAAACCCTGCTGCTGACCCATAACGTGGAAACCCTCGGTCACATGAGCTGCAACCCGGCCATCGGTGGCATCGGTAAAAGCCATCTGGTCAAAGAGATCGATGCGCTCGGCGGTGCCATGGCACTGGCCACTGACAAGAGCGGCATCCAGTTCCGCGTGTTGAACAACCGCAAGGGCCCGGCTGTTCGCGCCACCCGTGCACAGGCCGACCGCGCCATCTACAAGGCCGTGGTTCGCGAAATCCTGGAAAACCAGCCAAACCTGTGGATATTCCAGCAGTCCTGTGATGACCTGATCGTCGAGCAAGACCAGGTCAAAGGCGTGGTTACCCAAATGGGGCTGCGGTTCTTCGCCGATTCCGTGGTGCTCACTACCGGCACTTTCCTGGGTGGCCTTATCCACATCGGCCTGCAGAACCATTCCGGCGGCCGCGCTGGCGATCCACCGTCGATCGCCCTGGCCCACCGCATGCGTGAACTCCCGCTGCGCGTCGGTCGTCTGAAAACCGGTACACCTCCGCGTATCGACGGTCGTTCGGTGGACTTTTCGGTGATGACCGAGCAGCCGGGCGACACACCAATCCCGGTCATGTCGTTCATGGGCAACGCCGCGATGCACCCGCGTCAGGTCAGCTGCTGGATTACCCACACCAATGCGCGTACCCACGAAATCATCGCTTCGAACCTCGACCGTTCGCCGATGTACTCGGGCGTCATCGAAGGTGTCGGCCCGCGTTACTGCCCGTCGATCGAAGACAAGATCCATCGCTTTGCCGACAAGGAAAGCCATCAGGTGTTCATCGAGCCGGAAGGCCTGACCACCCATGAGCTGTACCCCAACGGTATTTCCACCTCGCTGCCGTTTGACGTGCAGCTGGAGCTGGTGCGCTCGATTCGCGGCATGGAAAACGCCCACATCGTGCGCCCGGGCTATGCCATCGAATACGACTACTTCGATCCGCGTGACCTCAAGTACAGCCTCGAGACCAAGGTCATCGGTGGCTTGTTCTTCGCTGGCCAGATCAACGGCACTACCGGTTACGAAGAAGCCGGCGCCCAAGGCCTGCTGGCCGGTACCAACGCCGCACTGCGCGCGCAGGGCCGGGAAAGCTGGTGCCCGCGCCGTGACGAGGCGTACATCGGAGTGTTGGTCGACGACCTGATTACCCTGGGTACCCAGGAGCCGTACCGCATGTTCACTTCGCGGGCCGAATACCGGTTGATCCTGCGCGAAGACAACGCCGACCTGCGCCTGACCGAGAAAGGTCGTGAGCTTGGTCTGATCGACGACCAGCGCTGGGCCGCGTTCTGCGCCAAGCGTGACGGCATCGAGCGTGAGGAACAGCGCTTGAAATCGACCTGGGTACGCCCGAATACACCGCAGGGCCAGGCCGTTGTGGATAAGTTTGGTACTCCGCTGAGCCACGAATACAGCCTGCTCAACCTGCTGGCGCGACCAGAAGTGGACTACGCCGGGCTGATCGAAGCGACCGGCGGCGAACAGATCGATCCACAGGTTGCCGAACAGGTCGAAATCAAGACCAAGTACGCTGGCTACATCGATCGTCAGCAGGACGAGATCGCTCGCCTGCGCGCCAGCGAAGACACCTGCCTGCCTGTGGATATCGACTACACCTCGATTTCCGGCCTGTCCAAGGAAATCCAGGGCAAGCTCGGCCAGACTCGGCCGCAGACGCTAGGCCAGGCTTCGCGTATCCCTGG